The nucleotide window TGGGGACCATGTTCAGGTCCTTCAAACTCCATCTGGGAGCCCAAGTTTGGCTTCTAAACTCCACATCCCAccttcccccatctctgcttAGAGCCATTTCCCACTTttttctgggtagccctggctgacttcaaactcagagatccacctgcctctacagtgatgggattaaaagcatgtgccacttcCACCTCCTGGCTCCATTTCCCACTCTTAATACAAGgccactctgtagcccaggctggcctcaaactcagatttgattgcctctgcttcctgagtactagaattaaaggtgtgtgtcaccatgcctgcctctCCCAGCCCTTTGACTCTTGCTCCTGTGCAGGACCTTACTGGTGTTCTCTACACCCTGCAGATCAGGGCGGAGTTTATCTCATAAGTGTCCTTGAGCATACACACCCTCACAccttttcatctttttgtttgttttttttgtttttcaagacagggtttctctgaagctttcaagcctgtcctggaccacACAGAcatcagacatccacctgcctctgcctcccaagtgctgggattaaaggtgtgcgccaccatggaccagctttttgctttttttttttttttttttttttggttctcaTATCGCGTTCTTAACTTCTTGTTGTCGGTCAAGGCTTTTGGCATGTGGAGAGGAGAGGCCAGGGCCACCTTCTAAAAATCAGATTCCTCCCCAGGGCTGCCCAGCAGTACCCACCTGCAGGGCCTCACAAACCAGCTCCACATCCAGAACCTTCATCACAAACTCCAGGCATAACTGGGGACAGAAACGAAAGTGAACTGTGTGGTGGTGTCCTTGCTTCAAGACCTCAAGTCCTACCCTAGAAGCTGTGGATCATTCAGACTCCCAGAAGCCCCGGAGCCATCCTGACCTCCCAGACTTGGGAAGCAGGGAATTGTTGGGACCTGTAATTTAGTAAGCCTAGAGGGCCTGGAGGCTAGCAAACTAAACCCAAAGAGCCCTAGTATACCTCTCTCCACTGAGACTTGCCCAAAACTCCAGCCTCCTCTTCCCTCACTGTCTTCCCGCACTGGGTCCCCTCCTTGACTCAACAGCATTTCTATTTTTAACAGAACCTTAAATTTCATGCTTGACATCTCCCTGTCTTCCAGCAAAGCACTGGGTGTTGCCAGCtgtctcctctcagagccacccaCCTCTCTTGGACTGCCATTTCCGGCTTGGCCACACCCTCTTGACTTTGACACTAATCTGACTGGCTGGACAggcctttcctttttccttatcTCTCTATCCCTTTCCCCCTTAGCTCCCTTGCCCAAAGTATTCAGTGAGTCTCTACCACCCTTGCATCTCCAGGAGAGGGAAAGCTGACAAAGGGCCttgctgtgtagctttggctggcccagaactcactctgtaaactaggGTGGCCATGAACTTGGTTTTATCCTCCTCTCTACTCTGCCTACCAAGTACTAGAAatacaggtatataccaccacaccgGGCtagggctgggaattgaacccagggcctgtagcatactaggcaagtattctaccactgaactacacttcCAGCCTAAAACACAAATTCTTGAAGCACCTGCGTGAACCAGCCTCCTGGTACCCTTCCAGTTCACCCCACACCCATGTTCCCAGTCCAACCACACCACATATCTAAGCAGCTCCTTGAGTGCCCTGTGACTATAAAGTCATCTTCCCACTCTCCTGAACAAAACCCTACTTGTTCTTCAAGCTCTAACACAGCAGTTTCCTTCTCTAGAAATCTCTCTCCATACATCAGCAGTCTGCCTACCCCACTTAGACCCCTGCTTTTCAGTTTAGCTTTTTGAGACGtaagtctcactctgtagccaaggctagcctgaactccctaagtagttcaggctagccttaaacttgccATCTTTCCCAGCCTTCAGATGCTGGGATACTAGCCTGCAACACCACGGCCCACACATGTCAAATGTCTTCATGTATCTTTCTCCATTCAACTATGGGCCAAAACCAATTTACCCTTGAACTGCAGAACCAGCCAGAAATACTTCCGATGCTTGCTCAGCACACACTGAGCATGTGCAGATCCTGTGTCCATCCTTCTGTCTGCATGAGGTCAGGCTGTGTGAAGGAGGCTACGCACTAAGGCGAGGGAAACAAGACAGCCTGCCTGAGACACCCACCTCTCGAAGTTCCTCCAGCCCATATTCCACAGCTGCTGTCAGCACCTCCAGCACCTGCACAGGGGGTGGCAGTTGAGGGAACAGAAGGGAGTTTCCCCTGCCCCTCAACCCCCAGCAGAATGGGCAGACTCCCCACCTCTTGTATCCCCAGCGCATCCCCTCCCCAGACCCTTGCTTGGGAGGCTCACTGAGTAGCGGTGCAGGGTGACGCTGTTGGCATACAGGAACTCCAGCACAGCTAAGAAGGCCTCGGTCGGCACCGTGCTTAGCACCACAGGACTAGGTACCCCAGGGCCcgtctctgtccccagaagtctctGGAAGAAGTTGCATCTACAGGCCAACAAACACCGGTGGGCAAACACCTCTTGCCGTTCTTGACCAACCACAAAGCAAACATCGCTgtggaagagaggacagagagccAGAGAAGGGAATCTTGAACCTAGGTCACAGTTTTGGCTTTGCCTCTGCCACACTGGGACTTAGCTTCTTTTTCTGTAAAGTCAAAGCCCACGCCCGGGAGACATGGGCTCAACTCTAGTCCCCCTTCGACGCTGTGACTTTCTGTCTTTGACTCTCGGACTTCTCAGCCGTGACCACGGGTCTCAGAGGAGTTGACTATTCTTGGGCAAAGGGGATGCCAGGGTTCATGCGAACAAGATTGATGGCTCTCCAGCCTGAGTCCTGGGGGCAAGGAAACCCCTCGCGGTACAGCGCCCACGAGATGCCAGCTCAGCATTTTCACTCTTCCTCCCGTAGGAGGGTGTGAGGATGTGGGGTGCAGAGCACACAGTGCGACAGCCATGGCATTGATGCACCATCATGAGGTGAGACCACATTTTCCATCTTCGCGATCACTTCCGGCCCCAGCCTCTGGGCCTCTGAAGCCCTGCATAAGGTACAGGGGGAGGCAGCAGAGAaagcttcagcttcccctgcctcttcctcccaggctcAGGGCCTAAGGTTCCACCCTCTAGGCCAGACTGTGACACTCTGCCCTCAAGAAAAAGAGAAGTATGACAGCCACTAACCCTGGGGAGCAGGCGGCCTCTGAGACAGCGGGGATGGGAAGCAGCAATCCGTCTCCCATGACCAGCCCTGCCCCCAGTAAACACTATTCCCGGTTTCAGACAGCACTTAGCCTCATCGGCAAGCCGTGGGCGGTCAGCAACCTTGAACTACTTCCTGTCTGGGTCTCTGACCCAATCCTTTGGGCTTCGTTCCTCTTAGGACTCCCCAGAGTCCTCCACTCTTGTCTCTTCAAGGAAAGAAGTctagggcgatggtggcgcaggcctttaatcccagcactagggaggcagaggcaggcggatctctgtgagttcgagaccagcctggtctacagagctagttccaggacaggctccaaaaccacagagaaaccctgtctcgaaaaaccaaaaaaaaaaaaaaaagaagtctagcACTTAGCTGAATACCCAACTGGAGTGAGTCAGATCAAATCCCACCTTTCAGGGCTGAGGGGGTTGGGGATTCCTCCTTCAATCCAGAGAAGGAAGGGTTTTGCCTGAGTTTACAAAGTTGCTTGCTCTCCTGTCTATCCCTCACTGCCCCCACCTCTGACTCTCAGGATAGCATGGACACAAGCCAGTAGACACCGTCTCTACTTGACTTCCTCATAGACTGAGTTCACCAGGAAGGCCAAGTGCTCTTTCCTGGCCTATTCACCTTTAGCCTCCTCAAATTCATCCATAGGCCAGTGAGAACAAGCTAAGGAAAACCCACCAGGGCTTCACTGCCTCACCTGTACCGGGGGTTGTTGACAAGACTTCGGAGTGCTGTGGAAAAGGAAGCAGCCTGCCCGTGCACAACCAGTCCTGGGTTCTCCATGAGTGGGATGAGCAGCAGAACAAAGGGTGAAATGGCCGAGTGAGGCAAGAGAGGCCTGAGAGGGAGGGCAGGAGCTGTAGAGACCGTTTGCTGAGGAGCTGAAGGTCTAAGACAAAAGAGGCCCAGGTCCCTAAAGAAAACCTGAGGTTCAGGTAAGCGATGCAGGTTCAGAGAGGACCCAAAGAAGCTGCCGCTGGGCAGGCctatgatcccagagaagctggcTGTGGATGAGGCCCAGGCTGGGAGCCTGCCCAGGCAGCAGCTGGGTGGGAAGCCTGTGAGTTTCCATGGAAACTGGAGCTGAGCCTGAGGAGGCCCCGCCCATCTCCCTACCCGCCTAGGAAAATATTTCAGCGGTAGAAGGGTTCTAAGAGTTGGAGGGTCCTAGTGCTGGCTCCTGCCTGCTTACACTGGGTTCAGAATGTAAGGCCTCTGCCCTCCAATCCCTTCCCTAGGGGTTCAGTCTAGAACCGGGATTAGCAGGCCTGAGACATCATCACCTCATCAGGGAAGATTCTTACCCCTAAGTGTGGTTTTCAGAGCTCAGACTTGAGTTTGCCTGGGAGGGGCAGCCCCATGCCTCCCAGAGCAGGGGAGGCGAGGCATCACCAAGAGGCAATCATCCCTAGGGGAAGAGGTATTATGCACTGGGTGATGAAGGAGGTATGGCCATCTGGGGACAAGTTCCAGGGCACCACTGAGTCATGGCTGTGCGAGGCCTGggtctttcccactgagccaaaAGGCCTCCCCTCCTCAGCACACAGCTCTGGCGTAAGGAAGTCATCCAAGCCCCACCCTAGCTCTGCCCTGAAACGGAAATGTTTGTCCTTGTTGAGGCTGACGGGAGAATGTAAAACCATGACGTACTCCTTCCTGTGAGCCCAGATACTGGATTCCTAAGAAGTCGCCCCCGTAAGTCTCAAGGTTCTAGCACATCTGTTCACAAATGGCTAGGCCAGTTGACTGGCCACTTCATAATAGTAGCTCAAAAGCACCTTCCTGTCCATCACACCTCTCTACACCTGCCCCCTCGGCTGTGATGCTTTAGTACTCCAAGCCCCTGtggacgccccccccccccccgcataaCTCAGGGTGCCTTCCCTCCCCCCAGCAGGTGCTCATAGCAGTAGTGCTTAGGTTATTCCAGAATTTGGCTGGAGGGAGGAGTTCTGGGAGGGAGTGGCATGCTTGCCACAGCAGCCCCATGGTTACTGCACAACACAAGCCTTCACCACCTACAGGCCTGGCAAGGAGGGCAGCTCAGTGAAGACTGGGGGCCAGCAGAGCTTGGAGGTCAAAGGCTACAGGTGAGTCAGGTGCCTGAGGGAGTTTCCCGAGACCTAAGGAGGAGGATGGACGTCGCCTCACTCATCGCCTGCCTCCGGATACAGCGGGGCAAGGGGGAGATAAGTCACAGCCTACTTAGAGTAGGGAAGATGATTACGTCCCATGCTTCTGAGGCCAGGGAGATCTATGGGAGTGATGGGGTTGGGTCTGCCCCTTCTGGCTCTGGATTGAAGAAATCTAGAAACCAACTTCATGTCCCCATTCTGCTGGTGAAATCAAGTGGGAGGGGAGAAACGAAGTGGATTTCCTGCTCACCCAGTCAGCTCCATGGCGACCAAGGGAGAACTCTGGGCAGAGGTTCCCTAAGCACAGACCGAGCAGCCCTTCCCTTGCTCTTAACCTTCTCTAAGTCTACTATGGAGGCACTGAGTGTGGTGGCGTACTGTAATCCCACCATTTAGGGGCTGGAGGCCGGAGgaaggagtttaaggccagactcAGCCACACAAAGAGTTGGAGGCCACGGGAGGCATTAtctaaaacagagagagacagagagagacagagagagagacagagagagacagagagagacagagagagagacagagagagagacagacagagagagagacagacagagagagagagagagagacagagagagagagagagagagagagaaaagaaacctcgagagagaaaagaaacctcaGCTTCCCCAAGCAAGAGGCAGGGTGTAGGGAGATCTGAGCCAGTAAGGGCCACTCCTAAGTGTGGATCTTCCAGCAGGCAGAGCCATGGCTGGCAGGACTCTGCAATCAGGACACCCGGAAGAGGATACTACCAAAGACCTGCCTCTGAAATTACCACCAGGGAAGTCTGGAGGTCACCTGGCCAGCATTGATGAGACCCGACCTGTAGGCCCAGGCCCAGCCTCCCGTCGCGGCTCCCTGCTGAGCCTACACCCATCCTTTTCACGCCGCAACTCACTGGCAGGACCCCTAGTAGGTCTTGGAGGTCGACGACCATCCCTGGGCCTGATGCCCCCTTTAGGTTCACGAGTTAGTTTTTCTGGGTTACCCATCTTGCCTGCCCGTCGGATGGCACCCTCATACCGCACCGAACCAGCGCCAGGCGAGCGTTGGGAAGCTGCAAGCGCTCAGCGTGTCCTGGAGGCAGCACTGGATGCAGGGCTGAGCAATGTGTGCTACTCGGGTACCGAGGCGGGAAAACTGGCAAAGGCGCTGTGTGAACAGATACGCATACGTGTGCGGGAGCTCAGCCTACCCCGCTACaaactggtgtgcagtgtggtgCTGGGACCACGCGAGAGACAGGGCGTGCATGTGGCCAGCCGGGCACTCTGGGACGCAGTACATGATGGACTGGCCTCTGCCACCTTCACCAACACTTCACTGTTCGCCGTGGCTACTGTCCACGCGGTTTACTGGGAATGATAAAGCCTTTAAGTTCTGAAAAAACGGTTTATTATCCCAGGAGGAGGCCCCCCTGGGGCTCACatcccaataaataaatgtgttaataaataaaagtggtCCATAAATAATGCCCCCGAGCTGGGAGCTAAGGCTCAGGCTTATCTCAGGGAGAAAGGGtaagagacaggaggacaggcCATCCCCAACTGTAGTAAAGCTGGTCCCTGATTCCCTGGGGGACTCGGCCCAGAGCCCCCAGTGAGGCACCAAAGGGACAGGAAGGGCCACAAAGGCAAGGGCCCGAGTCTTTCAGGCACAGGCCCGGGGTGTGATCACAGCCTGCTCTGCAGGTTGGAACCTAAGCAGGACTTCGGTCCCTGAGCAAGCGCAGAGCATAGCGCAGCCGCTGCCGCAGGTCTGGGGAGCAGCCCAGCTGCCGGAGGTGGGAGGCGAGGTAAGTACAAGCACTGCGATTTCGGGCCACAAAAGTCACAAGGAGAGGTTCCCAGCCACTGAGGATCAGCTTTGTGTGGTCCCCATAGAAGTTCACCTGTGCACAGAAGGTAACAGCGTTCAGGGCTTGGACACCAGACTCACACCTTCCCAGAACCCTGGGCCTACCAGGCCATCCCTTCAACTCCAGGATGGGCTCTTACCTGGACAGTGCCATCACTGAACAGCATGAGCAGGGCCTGATCAGTCTTGACCCACTGCAACAGCAAGGGTGGGGCAGGCACCTCTACCTCTTCCACACTGGGCAGATCTCCACCCTGGGAGAACAGGCAGGTCAGGTCACTAGACTGGCATGAACTGGGTCTCTCCCTATGGCTGTCTCCTGCCCTTACAGGTCCAATCACTACCCTTGAGTCACCCTTCCCCCCTCACCAATGATGGAGAATCAAAGATGCCCGAGTCCCTAACATCCCCCCAGAGCAGCCGACACACCTTCATGAGGTGCTGTTCCATGTAGGAGGCGAAATACCGCAAGATGCCCAGCTGAGGCTGCAGAGCACGGGGTACAGACCCCACAGAGAAGGAGAAGTGCTTCGCGCTGGTGGGGTTGTAGTGCACGATCCTGAAAGAACGTGGAAAGCAGAGAAGGAGCCTGGAGTTATCGTTCCTCCCCTTTGGATTTGAGAGCCCTGAACCCAGAAACACCAGAGTGCAACTCTGCTTGGTACAACAGCCTAAATACAAAGTGCCCCCAAACAGCACTTACTTCCTATTGGCTGACAGGGCCATGTGTGTGCCATCGTTGAAGAGCACGGCTACACGGCGGCTGGACAGCTGATACCCAAAGCCAAACTTGTTGGAGTAGTCAACCCACTTGCTGACCCACACCAGAGGTTCTGGCTGTGCCAACGGGGCTGGGTTCTGTTCCGCTGTtacaggagaggagggagtgaagACTTTCCCTGGTCTCTAGGTCAAAGAGAACTTTCCAAACTATTTGCATGGACCAGAGCCCAGCCTTACCTGGGGGCATGAAGGCCACACAGTTTCTCAGGGCACAGAGGGCAGACTCTACCACTGTGGCCACAGTCAAACCTTCTTCAAACCCTGAGGGAACAGGGCACTGACACTTAGGCAATGGCCTCCCTGGGCCCAGGTCATGTCCCTTGGCCAACCACTTCCTTTTGGCCCCTGGTCTCCACCCTAGCCACCTCCAGCACCTCTCATCTTCTGGCTCCTCACCATCTCCACTGCTTGCCAGTGTCCCACGGGGTGAGCTGTCCTCAGCAGCTGTCTCTACCAAGCTGACGGGGGCCGGGCCTGAAGCTGCTGGAGCCTGGACAGTTGGGTAGAGAGAGAGTGAGATTAGGTCTCAGAATCCAAATCCTTGAAAAGCCCAGGGGCCCAGCCCCGTCCCTGACAGCTCTCAGGGCATCCTAGGTCAGCCTCAGCTGGCTAATGACACACCACCAATTAGGGCCACCACGAGGTTGGGTGCTTCATCAGCCTTTCATGCTGGGCTTCCCTCAGCTGCTAGGGTCAGGGTGAGTCAGGGGAATAATGCTCACGTGAGCACCTCACCTCCGGCCTGACATCCGGGTGACCGAGGGATGTGCGCATCAGGCCGCTCACCAAACAGGAGACATTATCCCGTTCCTCGGAATGGTTCTTATCTGGGGGATGAGGGAATACAGCCCTCAGTGTCTGTCTGATCACATTTCCCAAAGTGTTCACACACAGGCAGGTCTTCCCACGTGTctagacacacatgttctccccAAGAGTCTACAGGTCCCCCCACTGGAACCAGCCCCTACTCAGAGGAATGTAAGAAGCCACTGCTCTATACCCTGACCTCCTGACGCCTGACTCACTCACTCTTGTTCTTTTTCCTGCCAAACAGGCTCTTGGTGACTTTGGCAAACAGACTCCTCGCAGGGTTGGGGGGGGTCAGATCTGGGACTGTCACACAGCTGCTGACAGGAAGCCGATCAGGGGTATAGCCCTGAGGACGAGAGCCAAACAAATAGAAAAGTGAGACCCCAAGGGTCCTGCTCTTTCATCCTCTGAGAACATGCAGGCCGATGGAACCGCAGCATCTGGAGAACCACAGACCTTTGTAAAGAAGTCATGGCGTAGGATCTGTTCAATAGAGGGGCGGTCTCGGGGTGAAGCCCGGAGAATGGCAGCCAGGAGCTGACGGGCAGGTAGTGAGAGGCTGGCAGGCAACGTGTAATGAACCTGCTTGATGCAGCGGTAAGTTTCcttcaggtcagctgtctcaaACGGGGGGCTCCCACACAGGAGTGTGTACCTGTGCCCGGGAATGGAGGACCAGGAGTCAGGTACTGGGAACACCCCATCCATGCACCTATCGCCCACCTGCTAGTGACCTCGGCACTCACATGACACAGCCAAGTGACCACACATCTGCCTCGGGGCCATGGCCTTGTCTCAGCAGCACTTCTGGGGCCACGTAGTTGGGAGTGCCACAGATGGTCCTGAAAGAGGGTAGGGCAGAGAGGGGAAGGCTCAGACTCAGCCTAGCACCCGCCCCCATTCCTGCCCCTGCTGTGAGTTCAGACAAAGCAGCTGCCTGTCATCAAGGGTCAGAGAGCTCCTGCTTGTCTTGGGACAATGGACGTTGAGAGTGGCAGCTGAGTCCTCACCCACCCGTCTCCTCCAGCTGCACAGCTGCTCTGCAGCACAGGAGGAGGCCTGACCCCAACGTTGCCCCCTCTCCCAAGGTCAGTACAGAGGGTCCACGGCTgatcccttcccccactcccgtCTGTCAAACACTCATTAGGCTGTCACCTCCCACAGTCTGCGCTGCACACAGCCAACACCAGCTGTCATGCCCTCCGTAAACACTCACCTGCCACCCATGCTATCTGTGTGACACACACCCGCCGCAGGGATCTTCTTAGACATAAGGGTATCATGTCCTGTCATTCCCTCAGTCAGTCAGTCTCACAGACAAACGctcactgcctggtctgttttCCCCATCCAATGCAGACAGATCAGCCATACGTTTCCAAGACTCCTCAGACCCCCATATGCGTCAGGGACTCAGGGCACCCGCCCGCCTGAGTGGCCACCTCTACCTTCACACGTAAGGACAGCCCATCACCCCATCCCTGTTTATCCCAAGCACACATCAGGTCACCTTGCTTTCCACTTACATATTGTCACACTGGACACCATCGGTGTCACATACAGACTGAGGCCACCATCACCCCCACTCACTTTTTCCTCTGCTCCGGGGGCTCTAACCGAGCTGCCAGCCCAAAATCCCCCACCTTCAGTTC belongs to Microtus pennsylvanicus isolate mMicPen1 chromosome 13, mMicPen1.hap1, whole genome shotgun sequence and includes:
- the Dynlt4 gene encoding dynein light chain Tctex-type 4, which produces MAGRTLQSGHPEEDTTKDLPLKLPPGKSGGHLASIDETRPVGPGPASRRGSLLSLHPSFSRRNSLAGPLVGLGGRRPSLGLMPPLGSRVSFSGLPILPARRMAPSYRTEPAPGERWEAASAQRVLEAALDAGLSNVCYSGTEAGKLAKALCEQIRIRVRELSLPRYKLVCSVVLGPRERQGVHVASRALWDAVHDGLASATFTNTSLFAVATVHAVYWE
- the Plk3 gene encoding serine/threonine-protein kinase PLK3, giving the protein MEPAAGFLSPRPFPRAAAPPAPPAGPGPPASASPRSEPAGPAAPDPGRFITDPCSGRTYIKGRLLGKGGFARCYEAADTETGVAYAVKVIPQSRVAKPHQREKILNEIELHRDLQHRHIVRFSHHFEDADNIYIFLELCSRKSLAHIWKARHTLLEPEVRYYLRQILSGLKYLHQRGILHRDLKLGNFFITDNMELKVGDFGLAARLEPPEQRKKTICGTPNYVAPEVLLRQGHGPEADVWSLGCVMYTLLCGSPPFETADLKETYRCIKQVHYTLPASLSLPARQLLAAILRASPRDRPSIEQILRHDFFTKGYTPDRLPVSSCVTVPDLTPPNPARSLFAKVTKSLFGRKKNKNKNHSEERDNVSCLVSGLMRTSLGHPDVRPEAPAASGPAPVSLVETAAEDSSPRGTLASSGDGFEEGLTVATVVESALCALRNCVAFMPPAEQNPAPLAQPEPLVWVSKWVDYSNKFGFGYQLSSRRVAVLFNDGTHMALSANRKIVHYNPTSAKHFSFSVGSVPRALQPQLGILRYFASYMEQHLMKGGDLPSVEEVEVPAPPLLLQWVKTDQALLMLFSDGTVQVNFYGDHTKLILSGWEPLLVTFVARNRSACTYLASHLRQLGCSPDLRQRLRYALRLLRDRSPA